The Brassica napus cultivar Da-Ae chromosome C7, Da-Ae, whole genome shotgun sequence genome has a segment encoding these proteins:
- the LOC106348664 gene encoding sugar transporter ERD6-like 17 has product MMVVEEERSMEEGLLKLKNLNDTSDCRITACVILSTFVAVCGSFSFGVAVGYTSGAEIGIMQDMGLSIAEFSAFGSFCTLGAAVGALFSGKMAIMLGRRGTMWVSNILCITGWLSIAFAKDVLWLDFGRISSGIGIGLISYVVPVYIAEITPKHVRGTFTFSNQLLQNAGVSMVYFCGNFLDWRMMALLGALPCVIQAIGLFFVPESPRWLAKVGTEKELENSLLRLRGRDADISHEASEIQLMTRMVESDSKSSFSDLFQRKYRHTLVVGIGLMLIQQFSGSAAVISYASTIFRKAGFSVAIGSTMLGLFMIPKAMIGLILVDKWGRRPLLLTSACGMTITSMLLGLAFALQKMQLLPELTPVFTFICVTLYIATYAIGVGGLPWVIMSEIFPINIKVTAGSLVTLASWSSSSIVTYAFNFLFEWSTQGTFYIFGAIGGGALLFIWLLVPETKGLSLEEIQISLTGQPDEISHM; this is encoded by the exons ATGATGGTGGTCGAAGAAGAAAGAAGTATGGAGGAAGGGCTTCTCAAGCTGAAGAACCTAAACGACACTTCAGACTGTCGTATTACTGCCTGTGTTATCCTCAGCACTTTTGTCGCCGTATGCGGCTCCTTTTCCTTTGGTGTTGCT GTTGGTTATACCTCAGGTGCTGAGATAGGAATTATGCAAGACATGGGCCTTTCTATTGCAGAA TTTTCAGCATTTGGCTCATTCTGCACGTTGGGAGCTGCAGTCGGTGCGCTGTTCAGCGGTAAAATGGCGATCATGCTAGGAAGAAGAGGA ACAATGTGGGTGTCCAATATCCTCTGCATCACTGGTTGGCTATCCATCGCGTTCGCTAAG GATGTGTTGTGGCTGGACTTTGGAAGAATATCATCAGGGATAGGAATCGGCTTGATTAGCTATGTG GTACCTGTCTACATAGCCGAAATTACGCCAAAACATGTTCGCGGTACATTTAccttttcaaatcag CTTCTTCAAAACGCTGGAGTCTCCATGGTTTATTTTTGCGGGAATTTCTTGGACTGGAGGATGATGGCTTTACTAG GTGCTTTACCATGCGTCATTCAAGCAATCGGTTTATTCTTTGTACCAGAATCCCCAAGATGGCTG GCAAAAGTTGGTACGGAAAAAGAACTAGAAAATTCACTGCTTCGGCTTAGAGGGAGAGATGCTGATATTTCACATGAAGCTTCAGAGATTCAA ctTATGACCAGAATGGTAGAAAGTGATTCAAAGTCGAGCTTTTCTGATTTGTTCCAGAGAAAGTATAGACATACTCTCGTG GTAGGAATCGGGCTAATGTTAATACAACAGTTCTCAGGAAGTGCTGCTGTAATCTCGTATGCAAGTACCATTTTTAGAAAAGCTG GTTTTTCGGTTGCCATTGGATCTACGATGTTAGGCCTATTCATG ATACCAAAAGCAATGATTGGTCTAATTCTTGTAGATAAATGGGGCAGACGGCCCCTCTTGTTG ACTTCTGCCTGTGGGATGACCATAACTAGCATGCTTCTTGGACTCGCTTTCGCATTACAG AAAATGCAATTACTTCCAGAACTAACTCCAGTATTCACGTTTATCTGCGTTACG CTGTATATTGCAACTTATGCAATAGGCGTGGGAGGCCTCCCTTGGGTAATAATGTCAGAG ATAtttccaataaatataaaagtaacaGCAGGGAGTTTAGTTACGTTAGCCTCATGGTCAAGTAGTTCCATCGTCACTTACGCTTTCAACTTTCTATTCGAATGGAGCACTCAAG gaacaTTTTACATATTCGGGGCTATCGGAGGAGGAGCGTTGCTTTTTATTTGGCTGCTCGTTCCGGAAACGAAAGGATTATCACTTGAAGAAATACAAATTTCGCTTACAGGTCAGCCCGATGAGATAAGCCATATGTAG
- the LOC106347555 gene encoding uncharacterized protein LOC106347555, with protein sequence MFEKASYVKQLDQFTLIEIQELMAGVRSLEAMETIYELWKTKRHSKVMPLIGHLQVSKVKTCIPRLYIDRYVLGLTIKYSLSQHPERRRAMMMMEMPGNILGPTNVDVGGNVREESPTI encoded by the exons ATGTTTGAGAAGGCTTCTTATGTAAAGCAACTTGATCAGTTTACCTTAATCGAAATTCAAGAACTGATGGCCGGAGTTAGATCCTTGGAAGCAATGGAAACAATATATGAGCTTTGGAAAACCAAGAGGCATAGCAAGGTAATGCCACTAATCGGGCATCTTCAG GTGTCAAAAGTCAAAACCTGCATTCCTAGGCTCTATATAGATCGTTATGTACTTGGGTTGACCATCAAATATTCACTCTCTCAGCATCCTGAGCGAAG GAGGgcaatgatgatgatggagatgCCTGGGAACATATTAGGGCCTACTAATGTTGACGTTGGTGGTAATGTTCGTGAGGAATCACCAACTATATGA
- the LOC125589608 gene encoding uncharacterized protein LOC125589608 has translation MASQTIGGRSYGSSLNYRSVGSQDPISPARSPTHVANSQPSVHMEDSYVVRTSLPMLHHSRTNGSKWFKHNTEVSTAIRKIIQGCFKGPWYSWKKVPPYYKRTWFSMFKKKFNWDASINYSVEKEFKKLAAYRLKGMVSIAKKGGVKPDWILSDYWTTMQAYWATPKAKKTSASARASRLSDRNGLGPHRHRAGSCSYAKVQDVLEANNEDFSFIAMMKKTHQRPDGTYVDERARLVAETYEKHVEERLGQLESSGIENVTLENLDQCEKNEIYVKAAGMSKQGRVFGLGALHSKLVPSFDASSNAPEASEEVEVITQRLQEVEAELKQSREENLQFQKRLENMEKLVQSITNLNV, from the exons ATGGCTTCGCAAACAATAGGTGGGCGCTCGTACGGAAGTTCACTAAATTACCGTTCTGTTGGTTCACAAGATCCCATTTCCCCTGCTCGCTCACCTACACATGTTGCAAATTCTCAACCAAGTGTGCATATGGAAGACTCGTATGTAGTTCGTACATCTTTACCCATGCTCCATCATTCTCGAACGAATGGATCTAAATG GTTTAAACACAACACCGAAGTGTCAACTGCAATCAGAAAGATCATTCAAGGTTGTTTTAAAGGACCATGGTACTCTTGGAAAAAAGTGCCACCTTATTATAAGCGAACATGGTTTTCGATGTTTAAG aaAAAGTTCAATTGGGATGCTTCGATCAACTATTCAGTTGAAAAGGAGTTTAAGAAACTTGCTGCCTATCGCCTCAAAGGAATGGTAAGTATTGCAAAGAAAGGAGGAGTAAAACCTGACTGGATTTTGTCTGACTATTGGACCACTATGCAAGCTTATTGGGCAACACCAAAAGCTAAGAAAACGAGTGCGAGTGCACGTGCTTCTCGTTTGTCTGATCGCAATGGTTTAGGTCCGCATCGACATAGAGCGGGTTCATGTTCATATGCCAAAGTTCAGGATGTGCTG GAAGCAAACAACGAAGACTTCTCTTTTATTGCTATGATGAAGAAAACACATCAAAGACCCGATGGAACTTACGTTGATGAGCGAGCTCGATTGGTTGCCGAAACCTATGAGAAGCATGTAGAAGAACGCTTGGGACAGCTCGAATCTTCTGGTATAGAGAATGTAACTCTTGAGAATCTTGACCAAtgtgagaaaaatgagatttatGTCAAG GCTGCTGGAATGTCTAAACAGGGACGTGTCTTTGGACTTGGAGCATTACACAGTAAGTTGGTACCATCCTTTGATGCATCATCGAATGCACCAGAAGCTTCTGAAGAAGTGGAAGTAATAACACAAAGATTGCAAGAGGTGGAAGCAGAGCTAAAACAGAGTCGCGAAGAAAATCTGCAGTTTCAGAAAAGACTTGAGAACATGGAGAAACTTGTTCAGTCTATCACAAATCTGAATGTCTAG